In one window of Brassica rapa cultivar Chiifu-401-42 chromosome A07, CAAS_Brap_v3.01, whole genome shotgun sequence DNA:
- the LOC117126895 gene encoding uncharacterized protein LOC117126895, translating into MIRTSFFRLYVGGYWTSDGSYIGGDIRRCRVEFENPSISMLVDMVQNEGFADNMRKFSYFPSKEDYNRKELSTDIDVAEMINCIQELESMNLYVVRDDDPYLEDVLVGEEEEEDEEEPEDEPIDFYRDDYAETDDSDDDGHQVSFFVGQAFLSKESCKKAIEKYAIKEKVNIRFHKSESKKVAAVCVQDCCSWRIYASVNSRPANMVVRSYNCTHTCYPTGVVKLYSAPKIAADFLNEFRTNQNLSADQMMQRLLIQGLRPVNGMELWKTHTNVVVMPPPDRIMPGRPKNNDRIHEPTEALPSQVLSAREKVQMVLSFTMYYIG; encoded by the exons ATGATAAG AACGAGTTTTTTTCGATTATATGTGGGTGGATATTGGACCTCCGATGGTTCGTATATTGGTGGTGATATAAGGCGGTGTAGGGTAGAGTTTGAAAATCCAAGTATATCAATGTTAGTAGATATGGTTCAGAATGAAGGTTTTGCAGATAATATGAGGAAGTTTTCATATTTCCCATCCAAAGAAGACTATAATCGGAAGGAATTGTCTACAGACATTGACGTTGCAGAAATGATTAATTGCATTCAGGAGTTGGAAAGTATGAATCTATATGTTGTTAGGGATGATGATCCATATTTGGAAGATGTGCTTGttggagaagaggaagaggaagatgaagaagaacctGAAGATGAACCTATTGACTTTTATCGTGATGATTATGCTGAGACTGACGATTCAGATGATGATGGCCACcaagtttctttttttgttggtcAAGCGTTTCTCTCCAAAGAAAGTTGCAAGAAGGCTATTGAGAAGTATGCTATTAAAGAGAAGGTCAATATTCGTTTTCATAAATCTGAAAGTAAGAAAGTAGCTGCAGTATGTGTACAAGATTGTTGTAGTTGGAGGATATATGCCTCAGTAAACAGCCGGCCTGCTAATATGGTTGTGCGGTCGTACAATTGCACTCACACTTGTTATCCAACTGGTGTAGTGAAATTATATAGTGCACCGAAGATAGCAGCTGATTTTTTGAATGAGTTTAGGACAAATCAAAATTTGAGTGCAGATCAGATGATGCAAAGGTTGCTAATCCAAGGTCTTCGTCCTGTGAATGGAATGGAGCTGTGGAAAACTCACACTAATGTTGTAGTTATGCCTCCTCCGGACAGAATCATGCCAGGGAGACCAAAGAACAATGATAGAATTCATGAGCCAACTGAAGCTCTGCCATCCCAAGTTCTTTCTGCACGTGAAAAAGTTCAAATGGTATTATCATTTACTATGTATTACATTGGGTAG
- the LOC103829834 gene encoding protein FAR1-RELATED SEQUENCE 5-like yields the protein MVKEDAGAVLEYFQKKKEENSSFFYSMQLDVDDMITNIFWADDRSISDYNLFGDVVCFDTTYKNNDYDRPFAPFVGVNHHKQTVVFGAALLYDETTESFKWLFETFLGAMSGKQPRTILTDQSAAMVNAIVKVFPETKHRLYVWHIYVNAAKNLSRVFHGPDQFAKDFGKCVYDHEEEEDWLLAWGDMLNKHKLADNKLLKNFFEVREKWAMVYGRHTFTADMVSTQHSESMNSILKRYLKSSFDLLTFFKHYERVLDDRRYKELVADFGMMHTSPVLVASVEMLQHAEEVYTPEVFTLFQKEYTVIGDYVAKKTKLTLCADEDAVELLKKLEEKKKELVRANKWMPHGSEDKLVEEEEDEDVQNDFDKNYGDGSSKDFDKNYNDDS from the exons ATGGTAAAAGAAGATGCTGGAGCAGTTTTGGAATACTTTCAGAAAAAGAAGGAAGAAAATTCATCGTTTTTCTATTCAATGCAACTTGATGTGGACGATATGATCACTAATATCTTCTGGGCTGATGATCGGTCTATAAGTGATTACAATCTCTTTGGAGATGTTGTTTGCTTTGACACAACTTATAAGAACAATGATTATGATAGACCGTTTGCTCCATTTGTCGGGGTTAATCATCATAAACAGACTGTTGTGTTCGGAGCTGCTCTCTTATATGATGAAACCACTGAGTCTTTTAAGTGGCTTTTTGAGACTTTTCTTGGAGCAATGTCTGGGAAACAACCAAGAACAATTCTCACAGACCAGTCTGCAGCAATGGTGAATGCAATAGTGAAGGTGTTTCCAGAAACAAAACATAGGTTATATGTCTGGCATATTTACGTAAATGCTGCAAAGAATTTGAGTCGTGTGTTTCACGGACCTGACCAGTTTGCCAAGGATTTTGGAAAGTGTGTATATGAccatgaggaagaagaagactggtTATTGGCGTGGGGTGATATGCTCAACAAGCATAAATTGGCAGATAATAAATTGCTGAAGAATTTTTTTGAGGTGAGAGAAAAATGGGCAATGGTATATGGTCGTCATACTTTTACAGCTGATATGGTGAGCACACAGCATAGCGAAAGTATGAATAGTATTTTGAAAAGATACTTGAAGTCCAGTTTTGACTTGTTGACCTTTTTTAAACACTATGAGAGAGTGTTGGATGATAGGCGATATAAAGAATTAGTTGCTGACTTCGGTATGATGCATACTTCGCCAGTATTAGTTGCCTCTGTAGAGATGTTGCAGCATGCAGAAGAAGTGTACACACCAGAAGTGTTTACCTTATTCCAAAAGGAATACACGGTCATCGGGGATTATGTTGCAAAAAAGACCA AACTGACATTGTGTGCTGATGAAGATGCGGTTGAGTTGCTTAAAAAACTGgaggaaaagaaaaaggaacTTGTGAGAGCTAATAAATGGATGCCTCATGGTTCAGAGGATAAACttgtggaggaagaagaagacgaagacgtTCAAAAT gattTCGACAAGAATTATGGCGATGGTTCATCGAAGGACTTCGACAAGAATTATAACGATGATTCATAG
- the LOC103829836 gene encoding UPF0725 protein At1g23970, with translation MVNLYAKVGLHRYNMFKETNFQLDSLVKFNMLQHCLSSFYITLLAHDPALHPLEKTFQVKVGEQKIHCLHIITISRVKDEVNPKKPFVPHFHDAAKEDGLFKGELLADSFFKVELPDWPSNDALNDGKRFYLVKESEWQANDWIPLYLELVICADARLVAKRDVVSKLEILEVAIETGIEDVEPPNERLKATRAYVYIKFKGLANVCSPRMIFEIGEHVERKAVVRRVLDKYGCLTILGKFCGGRSTKNQPSAALQNGKKIQSCKKQPRSD, from the exons ATGGTCAACCTTTATGCTAAGGTGGGGCTTCATCGTTACAATATGTTTaag GAGACAAACTTCCAGCTTGATTCCCTAGTGAAATTCAACATGTTACAGCATTGTTTATCCTCTTTCTACATCACTTTGCTTGCACACGATCCAGCTCTTCACCCACTGGAGAAAACCTTCCAGGTGAAAGTTGGTGAGCAAAAAATACACTGTTTGCATATTATCACCATTTCTAGAGTTAAAGATGAAG TGAACCCCAAGAAGCCCTTTGTACCACACTTTCATGATGCAGCAAAGGAGGATGGTCTCTTCAAAGGTGAATTGCTTGCAGATAGTTTCTTCAAAGTTGAATTACCTGATTGGCCGTCAAATGATGCTTTGAATGATGGAAAACGGTTTTACTTG GTGAAGGAATCAGAGTGGCAAGCCAATGATTGGATTCCTCTGTATCTGGAACTTGTAATTTGTGCAGATGCTAGACTGGTCGCAAAG AGGGATGTTGTTTCCAAATTGGAGATTCTGGAAGTGGCCATAGAAACTGGTATTGAAGATGTGGAGCCGCCGAATGAGAGACTCAAGGCCACACGTGCATATGTCTACATAAAGTTTAAGGGCCTAGCAAATGTTTGTTCCCCTAGAATGATTTTTGAGATTGGTGAGCATGTCGAACGAAAAGCTGTGGTTAGAAGAGTCCTCGATAAGTATGGATGCCTGACTATTTTGGGTAAGTTTTGTGGTGGTCGAAGTACTAAAAACCAGCCTTCTGCGGCTCTCCAAAATGGAAAGAAAATCCAGAGTTGTAAAAAGCAACCTCGCTCAGACTAG
- the LOC117126931 gene encoding UPF0725 protein At1g23950: MMTTEDNVPDEYARVRDDYWRVVRESGGFDLKNVSIPSYMCGTPICAMRTFEGHDGCYPYRDLVKGYCIVRLQRYNMKHGINYKMSSLIKFNMTTNSVSSYYLTLLARDPDVSPSDKTFQVWIDEKSFGRLDFTC; the protein is encoded by the exons ATGATGACGACAGAAGATAATGTTCCGGACGAGTATGCAAGAGTTCGTGACGATTACTGGCGTGTTGTGAGAGAATCTGGA ggttttgatCTCAAGAATGTTTCAATTCCATCATATATGTGTGGAACACCAATTTGTGCGATGAGGACTTTTGAAGGTCATGATGGTTGTTATCCTTACCGTGATTTGGTGAAGGGTTATTGTATAGTGAGACTACAACGTTATAATATGAAGCAt GGGATAAACTACAAGATGTCTTCCCTAATCAAATTCAACATGACGACGAACAGTGTGAGCTCGTACTACCTGACCTTGCTTGCACGCGATCCAGATGTTAGTCCATCAGATAAGACCTTTCAGGTTTGGattgatgaaaaatcttttGGGCGTTTAGATTTTACTTGCTAA
- the LOC117126835 gene encoding UPF0725 protein At1g23970-like, whose translation MPHYHGDPEASVPFVGELPLWPSAADVNRSEWKATGWIFMYLVLVIYSHDKFIVTRDKDYQSKLKIVNMAIETSADDSEPSKERLKGKSAHVYITFKGLDEPQAPRQSSEFGEHVERRDIVRRVIFEST comes from the exons ATGCCACACTATCATGGTGATCCAGAGGCCAGCGTTCCCTTCGTAGGTGAATTGCCTCTCTGGCCATCGGCTGCTGAT GTGAATCGATCTGAGTGGAAAGCCACTGGCTggatttttatgtatttggtaCTTGTAATTTATTCACATGATAAGTTTATCGTAACG AGGGACAAAGACTATCAGTCCAAGTTAAAGATTGTTAATATGGCCATAGAAACTAGTGCTGATGATTCAGAGCCGTCGAAAGAGAGACTCAAGGGCAAAAGTGCACATGTTTACATAACCTTCAAGGGCTTAGATGAGCCTCAAGCTCCGCGACAGAGTTCTGAATTTGGTGAACATGTTGAGCGGAGAGATATAGTTAGAAGAGTCATCTTTGAGAGTACATGA